CAGCACCTCCGCATTCAAGGCAATTCCTACAGCGACCTGGGAGAAAGTTCCCCCTTTTCCAGCCTGAGAAACTTGAACTCCCTCCACCTGGGCAACCCACACTTCTCCATCATCAGGCAAGGAAACTTTGAGGGCATTCCGTTTCTCAACACGCTGAAGATTGACGGTGGCAATCTCAGTCAGTACGAACCTGGAAGTCTGAAATCGATTAGGAAGATAAATCACATGATCATAAGCGTGCGAAGGATTGATGTATTCTCAGCAGTCATCAGGGACCTTCTGCACTCTGCCATTTGGTTAGATGTAAGAAAACTAGCATTCAGTGTTCctgaaaaaatacaacttttgaGAATTATGTCTTCCTCTTTCGCAaacaaaatatctttaaaacagTGCTTATTTACAGATGCTACTGTACCTGTGATTGTCAGCATTTTAGAAGGCATGCCAAGATTAATGGAGGTGGAGATGAAAGACTGTACACTCTTGGGCACTGGTCAGTGGTATACACAAATTCATGCAAAGCAGTCACAATCTCTGAGGGTTCTGACAATAGAAAATTTATCTATAGAAGAATTCTATTTGTTTACAGATCTCCAGTCTGTACTAAATCTACTGTCTCTTTTTAGGAGAGTCACAGTTGAAAATACCAAGGTGTTTCTGGTACCATGCAAACTTTCACAACAACTTCTGTCATTGGAGTATCTTGACCTTAGTGCAAATTTACTTGGCGATCAGAGTTTGGAGCATTCGGCCTGTCAGGGTGCATGGCCTTCATTACAAACTCTAAATCTTAGTCAGAATTCATTGAGTGACTTAGAAATGACAGGTAAAAGCTTGTTTCATCTAAGAAACCTAACTCTCTTAGACATCAGTGAAAACAATTTTGGTGAGATTCCAGATGTGTGTGAATGGCCTGCAAACCTGAAATACCTGAATCTCTCCAGCACTCAAATTCCCAAATTAACACGTTGCATTCCCACAACTCTTGAAGTGCTGGACGTTAGTGCTAACAACCTGCAGGATTTTGGTCTGCAACTGCCAAATCTGAAGGAGCTGTACCTGACAGAAAACCATCTGAAGACCTTGCCCGAAGCTGCAGGCATTCCTAACTTAGTGGCCATGTCGATCAGCAGAAACAAGCTCAACAGCTTCTCCAAGGAAGAGTTTGAGTCCTTCAAGCAAATGGAGCTGCTGGATGCCAGCGCCAACAACTTCATTTGCTCGTGCGaattcctctccttccttcagcGTGAGGCAGGGATAACCCAGGCGCTTGTGGGGTGGCCAGAAAGCTACATCTGCGACTCTCCGCTGGCGGTGCGAGGGGCACAGGTTGGGAGCGTGAGGCTGTCGCTGATGGAGTGCCACCGGTCCTTCCTGGTGTCTTTGATCTGCATTCTGACGTTCCTGTTCATCCTGATCCTGGTGGTCATTGGGTACAAGTACCATGCGGTCTGGTACATGAGAATGACCTGGGCATGGCTCCAAGCCAAGCGGAAGCCCAAGCGAGCCCCCGCGAAAGACGTCTGCTACGACGCCTTTGTCTCCTACAGTGAGAACGACTCCAACTGGGTGGAAAACATCAtggtgcagcagctggagcaggcgTGTCCACCCTTTAGGCTGTGCCTCCATAAGCGGGACTTTGTGCCCGGGAAGTGGATTGTGGACAACATCATCGACTCCATTGAGAAGAGCCACAAGACCCTCTTTGTGCTGTCGGAGCACTTTGTGCAGAGCGAGTGGTGCAAGTACGAGCTGGATTTCTCGCACTTTCGCCTCTTTGACGAGAACAACGACGCGGCGATCCTCCTCCTGCTGGAGcccattcagagccaggcgaTCCCCAAGAGGTTCTGCAAGCTGCGCAAGATAATGAACACCAAGACCTACCTGGAGTGGCCTCCTGATGAAGAGCAACAGCAGATGTTTTGGGAGAACTTGAAAGCAGCTCTCAAAGCCTAGATAGGATCATTAAAAACTGAGTCCCTAGCCATCCTCTTCTGGATTTATTTCCATTGCCTTTTTGTGCCTTTATCTAGCTGTATCTAACAGAGGTCTGAGCTACTGTAATTGCTGTTACTTGCTTTGAAATTGTACTATTCTTGTCTCTGTGATCATGACATTTCTAAGCATTTTAATCAGCAGTCTTACCTAAAGCAGTTTTGTTTAAAGATTTGCTGTTGAAAAGTTTTTTAGATACACAACTGTCTATTTTATATAGCTTTATCTTTGCAAAAGCTTTACATGAGAGCCTGCTTAGCCTAGGTTTAACCACTTCAATTGCATCCTAATGTAAGACAGTTTATGCAGCAAGGATTTTCCTCCTAGCTCCATACTGAGTAGATCTAAGGACTGATTCTCAATAGTATTTCATGATCGTGGTAAGTTAAATGTCAAAATCTTCTAAAAATCATAGCTGCAAACTTTAATCTACATACGTGCTTTCACACTGTGATGCTTGTTCTTTCTTAGTGAAGAGATGCTTCAGAGGAGGATCCATACACTTTTTTGACTTGCTTAAGTGTAGTTGTTGAAGTGCTCACCTGAAGTGTGTCAACACAATACCAATGTAGTCTTTAATTTCAAGACCATACTCTTCTCTCCAATCCACCAGCCCAAAGTGGGTGTTCCTCACCTTTTTTCTCTGCAACTTAGTCCGCAAAACCAGAGCAGCTGAAGACTTTCCCACCTCAAGCACTGTTGGATGGGCTCATGTTATCTTAGGAAGATGGCTGGGACAAGGATTGTAACTGCTGAAGAAGTGGAGTAAACAGAGACACCACCACCAAGCTCTTCCTTCAGATGTCATCCGAAAATGAAGGGGAGTCTCAGGTGGCACCTGTCCTGGAGATGCAGAGAGTTTCAGCCGACCCTTAACAGCTTGAATCTGGTCAGCCTAATAACTAACTGTCTACTTGATCAGGTCAGTGTTTAGGCATAATGTTCTTGGGACTGACATTTGCAGGTATGCACAGAAGCAAATCTTGAAAGGCTTCCCATGGAAACGTTTACAGTACTTATTACTTTATCTGGGGTTAGATGATAGAATCATGAAcagcttgagttggaagggagcttaaGGACCACTTAGTTCCAAAGCTCTGCCATAGTGAGGAATACCTTCCAGTAGGAAAGGCTGCTCACAGTCCTATCCAACctggcatccacagcttctctgggcagcctgtgccaatgccttgCTgttctctgagtaaagaattccttcctaaCACTTAATCTAATTCTATTGTATTTTAGTTTAAATAAGGAGGAAATCACTTTGGATGCTACAAGCAGTTCAGAAATAGAGCAGGCAAAATGATTTGTCCTTAAAGTCAGTGAATATCACATGTTCTAATTCTGAACATGCACTTAttaaaaaaggggaaggggCTCAATTATTAGAAGTTAATGCAGCCCATAACTAACTGAACATCAAAACAAGTGTATGTGTAAAGGCCAAAAGAGAAAAGTCTTCCGCATCCTCCACTGCCTTCACAGTACAAGCAGTTAGACCAGCATTTCCTCTACCAACAGACACATACCTCCAGCTACCTCTGCAAcaggaaatatttgccaaaaTTTCAGGTGGCTTTTCCTCCACAGAGAGTTCTATGTGACTA
The Lagopus muta isolate bLagMut1 chromosome 4, bLagMut1 primary, whole genome shotgun sequence genome window above contains:
- the TLR2 gene encoding toll-like receptor 2, which gives rise to MHTWKVWVIYIALAALLPEEQALGQACLSCDATQSCNCSSMGLDFIPSGLTGKITALNLAHNRIKLIRAHDLQQAVNLRALLLQSNQISSIDEDSFASQGKLELLDLSNNSLAHLSPVWFGPLFSLQHLRIQGNSYSDLGESSPFSSLRNLNSLHLGNPHFSIIRQGNFEGIPFLNTLKIDGGNLSQYEPGSLKSIRKINHMIISVRRIDVFSAVIRDLLHSAIWLDVRKLAFSVPEKIQLLRIMSSSFANKISLKQCLFTDATVPVIVSILEGMPRLMEVEMKDCTLLGTGQWYTQIHAKQSQSLRVLTIENLSIEEFYLFTDLQSVLNLLSLFRRVTVENTKVFLVPCKLSQQLLSLEYLDLSANLLGDQSLEHSACQGAWPSLQTLNLSQNSLSDLEMTGKSLFHLRNLTLLDISENNFGEIPDVCEWPANLKYLNLSSTQIPKLTRCIPTTLEVLDVSANNLQDFGLQLPNLKELYLTENHLKTLPEAAGIPNLVAMSISRNKLNSFSKEEFESFKQMELLDASANNFICSCEFLSFLQREAGITQALVGWPESYICDSPLAVRGAQVGSVRLSLMECHRSFLVSLICILTFLFILILVVIGYKYHAVWYMRMTWAWLQAKRKPKRAPAKDVCYDAFVSYSENDSNWVENIMVQQLEQACPPFRLCLHKRDFVPGKWIVDNIIDSIEKSHKTLFVLSEHFVQSEWCKYELDFSHFRLFDENNDAAILLLLEPIQSQAIPKRFCKLRKIMNTKTYLEWPPDEEQQQMFWENLKAALKA